The Henningerozyma blattae CBS 6284 chromosome 7, complete genome region taatttggCATCTAGCGTTCATAATAATCacttatttattgaaaatatcttACCCAATGGGGCAGAGGATGCTGTTGGACCaagtaaattatttttaaataaagttGAGAAATCGTTCAATAAGTCATGggaagaaattaaaaatgagaTTATTGAAGTTGATTCCAGAAAAATTGTTGGACAAGGgtatatctttttaatagagaattctgataaaaaattccaattgcttaatattcaaaataatggtACACCATATTATTTCCCTATGAATCAAAGCCATGATTTGAACCATGTTTTACAACAAGATGAAATTGAGTTATACCATGAACTAAAAGAGATTGTAAAGGATCCAAAAGTAAAGATAAAGGATTATAGCATACCCATCATATGTATCAGTCTGTGGGATCATAgttatttgaaagattatGGAGTTGACGGACGtgaagaatatttgaagaacgttttaaataatttgaattggtCTGTGATAAATAGTCgattattcaattaattaatacaactttaattaaacacatgtaaataaattttcgAAAAAAGCTTGATCATGTAATACttatgaatatatatatagttaGATAGatgtatatgtatatacAAAAGTTTTTAAGCGGATAAACCAATAGTCCCACAAGCGTTTCTACCACCTGCGTTACCAGTCTTTAAGGATTCTTCGTTACCACCTAGACCCACGTCATCGGTACCAGCGTGAATGACAAAGGCTCTACCGACAACAGAATAAGGACCCATCAACTTGATAGTGTCGTTGACGATGGTACCTTTAGCGACACCATTAGCATCGGTCTTAACATTACCTAAATCACCTACATGTCTAATTTCTGAGGTCAAAGAACCATGGGTCTTACCAAATGGATTGAAATGTGGACCAGCAGTTACACAACCATTGGTTAAATCACCAAACTGATGGATATGGAACCCACGTTCAGCATTTGGAGTATTACCTGTGATTTCGTATTCAATGGTGGTTGGAGCGTCTTCAGATTCTTGAGTAAGACGGACTAAACCAGAGACACCAGCAGAACCGGTTAAGATACAGACAGCGTTGACCATTTTTTATTGCTATTACTAATATAAGGAAGTTAGATGAGGTGTGTTAGTATTAAGTGTTGGTTAATGTTTAATGTTTGTCTTTTTTCACCcaaaaaacaatttaatcGTGATTATTAATCAAATCTATCGATGAAAATTAATCCTATTttatatcaattttttttcaaattaaaaatgaaaaagaaaacgaATTAAACGAAGTTAGTCATAGAGAAtgatcaaatatatatatataatggAATATATCCACAAAAGTAGTATGAATAAATACGAATTCCGAGCAAGGTGATAAAATTGTTCCAGACTTCATCTCCAGAAAGCTCCCTTAATAGCCCCAGTAAAGACTTGATGCGTTTAGATATTTTGCCACCCAGTATGGGCGCCATCGGCCGACCGGTAGCGGTTTAGGGGGCGCCAGAAATTCGCACCAATTATGTGTGCCAGTAATCCGCTTGGGCAGTTTGTGTCTGCAATTCCGCCGGAATTTGTGTCACCATGTCCACGTGACCGATAACGATTTGTATCACGTGATCGCGTCACG contains the following coding sequences:
- the RSM26 gene encoding mitochondrial 37S ribosomal protein mS42 (similar to Saccharomyces cerevisiae RSM26 (YJR101W); ancestral locus Anc_7.473) — protein: MFQRYVYKRLINDTILKNRRSIHMMPTLPNNETLIANGIPNIYSGKGFSVAWEDRQRYLIEKLNMVTNGTTFESMYPFHIMLQAKNRKDQAHIFNLASSVHNNHLFIENILPNGAEDAVGPSKLFLNKVEKSFNKSWEEIKNEIIEVDSRKIVGQGYIFLIENSDKKFQLLNIQNNGTPYYFPMNQSHDLNHVLQQDEIELYHELKEIVKDPKVKIKDYSIPIICISLWDHSYLKDYGVDGREEYLKNVLNNLNWSVINSRLFN
- the SOD1 gene encoding superoxide dismutase SOD1 (similar to Saccharomyces cerevisiae SOD1 (YJR104C); ancestral locus Anc_7.477); protein product: MVNAVCILTGSAGVSGLVRLTQESEDAPTTIEYEITGNTPNAERGFHIHQFGDLTNGCVTAGPHFNPFGKTHGSLTSEIRHVGDLGNVKTDANGVAKGTIVNDTIKLMGPYSVVGRAFVIHAGTDDVGLGGNEESLKTGNAGGRNACGTIGLSA